One genomic segment of Musa acuminata AAA Group cultivar baxijiao chromosome BXJ3-3, Cavendish_Baxijiao_AAA, whole genome shotgun sequence includes these proteins:
- the LOC135633247 gene encoding uncharacterized protein LOC135633247: MEEAVTSSHRDPADKHAEEAAGGKTPPQCSVISTYRAKIGGVPRIVTVVWSKNLMNHSLSVSIEKGSSLTCKVDLKPWPFRSKKGSKSFDVDGKQIDVSWNFRLAKFSDGPEPTEGYYVALVCDEEVVLLLGDRKKKAYKKTRSRPSLEEATLVSKKENVFGKKCFAARVRFDGRNKEHDIVVANSIAEHKDPEMWISIDGVILIHVNHLQWKFRGNETVWVEQVPVQVLWDVHDWLFRGPGSGHALFMFKPGLPALAAEEKHDGGDPVSSNIESSMVSSGGGGDDGSPEFCFFLYAWKME; the protein is encoded by the coding sequence ATGGAGGAGGCCGTCACCAGCTCTCATCGTGATCCCGCCGACAAGCATGCAGAAGAAGCAGCAGGCGGCAAGACGCCGCCGCAGTGCTCGGTGATCTCCACCTACCGGGCAAAGATCGGAGGCGTACCGCGAATCGTGACGGTGGTGTGGAGCAAGAACCTCATGAACCACTCCCTCTCCGTCTCCATCGAGAAGGGCAGCAGCTTGACCTGCAAGGTGGACCTGAAGCCATGGCCGTTCCGGAGCAAGAAGGGGTCCAAGTCCTTCGACGTTGACGGCAAGCAGATCGACGTCTCCTGGAACTTCCGGTTGGCGAAGTTCTCGGATGGGCCGGAGCCAACCGAGGGCTACTATGTCGCGCTCGTCTGCGACGAGGaggtcgtcctcctcctcggcgACAGGAAGAAGAAGGCCTACAAGAAGACCAGGTCGCGGCCTTCCTTGGAGGAGGCCACACTGGTGTCCAAGAAGGAGAACGTCTTCGGAAAGAAGTGTTTCGCCGCGAGGGTCAGATTCGACGGCAGGAACAAGGAGCACGACATCGTGGTGGCCAACTCCATCGCGGAGCACAAGGATCCCGAAATGTGGATCAGCATCGACGGCGTCATACTGATCCATGTGAACCACCTGCAGTGGAAGTTCCGGGGCAACGAGACCGTGTGGGTGGAGCAGGTGCCGGTGCAAGTGCTATGGGACGTGCACGACTGGCTCTTCCGAGGCCCCGGATCCGGCCACGCCCTGTTCATGTTCAAGCCTGGGCTGCCGGCCCTGGCGGCGGAAGAGAAGCACGACGGAGGCGACCCAGTCAGCTCCAATATCGAAAGCTCCATGgttagcagcggcggcggtggtgacgATGGGTCTCCAGAGTTTTGCTTCTTCCTGTATGCTTGGAAGATGGAATGA